A DNA window from Molothrus ater isolate BHLD 08-10-18 breed brown headed cowbird chromosome 2, BPBGC_Mater_1.1, whole genome shotgun sequence contains the following coding sequences:
- the RWDD2B gene encoding RWD domain-containing protein 2B isoform X1 codes for MANQEAAEIQISELDLLSSMFPYEEEFAVTDQLALAELKHCVENESAEVPSSKVQFILNVKTEVPNASTVEFSMSCALPFKYPSVLPEITVRSSLLSRSQQILLNSDLKTYLMQNFNGEPCILSAREWVKDHAAAYIDKDLSSFSMTAADATKSEVTMFTRLWIYSHHIYNKQKRKNIIEWAKELSLSGFCMPGKPGVVCVEGLQSSCEEFWSRIRRLTWKRILIRHREDVSLEGGGHAEIQKQRKFSTLEEKCFDAHGARGNHMDLGQLYNFLEEKGCADIFQMYFGVEGHSRG; via the exons ATGGCCAaccaagaagcagcagagataCAAATTTCAGAGTTAGATTTACTGTCTAGCATGTTTCCTTATGAGGAAGAGTTTGCTGTCACAGACCAACTGGCTCTAGCTGAACTGAAACACTGTGTTGAAAATGAGTCTGCCGAGGTGCCATCTTCAAAAGTTCAGTTTATACTGAATGTAAAGACAGAGGTGCCTAATGCCTCTACG GTGGAATTCTCTATGTCCTGTGCTTTACCATTTAAATATCCATCTGTTCTCCCAGAAATTACTGTGAG GTCATCATTATTAAGCCGCTCTCAGCAGATTCTCCTGAACTCTGATCTAAAAACATACTTGATGCAAAACTTCAATGGCGAGCCCTGCATACTGAGTGCAAGGGAATGGGTTAAAGACCATGCAGCTGCTTACATTGACAAAGATCTTTCATCCTTCTCAATGACAGCCGCAGATGCCACAAAGTCAGAAGTCACCATGTTCACTCGATTGTGGATCTACAGTCATCACATTTACAAcaagcaaaaaagaaagaatattatTGAATGGGCCAAGGAGCTCTCTCTGTCAGGGTTTTGCATGCCAGGGAAGCCAGGTGTTGTTTGTGTAGAAGGTTTACAAAGTAGTTGTGAAGAGTTCTGGTCAAG GATAAGAAGATTAACATGGAAAAGAATCCTTATTCGGCACAGAGAAGATGTTTCTTTGGAAGGTGGAGGACATGCTGAGATCCAGAAGCAACGAAAGTTCTCcactttggaagaaaaatgttttgatgcACATGGTGCCCGGGGAAATCATATGGACTTGGGGCAACTATAtaattttttagaagaaaaaggaTGTGCTGATATATTTCAAATGTACTTTGGGGTTGAAGGGCATTCAAGGGGTTGA